The following nucleotide sequence is from Corynebacterium hindlerae.
TGACAGCCATCGTGGGTCCGTCCGGTTCCGGAAAGACCACTATTGCTCGATTGATTTCGCGATTCTGGGACGTCGATTCAGGAGCGGTGCTTGTCGACGGCGTCGATATCCGCCAACTCGGCACCGAACAGCTCATGTCCCGACTATCCATGGTTTTCCAGGACGTTTATCTTTTCGATGACTCCCTGATATCCAACATTCGGGTCGGCCGCCCCGACGCCAGCGACGAGGATGTGTACCGTGCTGCAGAACTTGCCGGCGTCACCTCCATTGCCGAACGACTCGGTTGGGAAACTCCGGTTGGCGAGGGCGGGCGGCTCCTCTCCGGAGGCGAGCGCCAGCGCGTCTCTGTAGCCCGAGCCTTGCTGAAACAAGCGCCCATTGTGCTGTTCGACGAAGCTACCTCGGCACTCGACGCCGAGAATGAGGCGAACATCCTCGCCGCTATGGACCAATTGCGAAGCGAATCAACCTTCATCGTGATCGCACACAAACTGGACACCATCCGATCTGCCGGACAGATCATTGTCCTGGACCACAATGGTTGCGTGAGCCAGGTAGGAACTCACGAGGAGCTCTACGACGCCCCTGGTGTGTACCAGCACTTTTGGAAGCGTCGTGAAGCAGCGCGTGGCTGGGCGCTATCCAGCAGTTAATATGCTCATCATGGTATCTGTGGGAAAACGCACTGGTCCTAAACCTCGCTTCAGCGAAGCAGACGCCGTTGCTGCTGCGCTGGAGCTAGGGTTGGACACATTTACGTTGGCCGGTGTAGCCAAGCGCCTGGGGATAGGCACCTCCTCGCTCTACCGGGTCATTTCCTCCCGGGATGATCTGGTCACGATGTGTCTGCGCCGAATCTTGGGGCAGCTGAAACATAGCTCTAAGGTCGCAGCGTGGGATAAGCAGCTGGTAGAAGCCGCGGAAAGCCTGTGGGATCTCATGGAACAGTATCCAGGGCTCGATCACACATTCATTACTTCACCAGGTCTTGTCGTGCAGCTGCAAGATTTCTTCCAAGCACAAGCATCGCGCCTGGTGGAAGGCGGTTTCCCCGGGGATATCTCTCGGATTGAGTTTGCGCTGGACTTCATTTTTGATACCACAATTTCAACCCACTACCAGCTGATGGCAGTCCGGCGAGACTTTCAAAAAATGAGTGAGGAGGCTACAGACACCACCACGTTCTTCACACCAGAGGATTCCTGGCTGGACCGTGGCTGGCTGGACCGCAAAATCGCATTCATCATCGCAGGGCTCAAGGAGGGGCTGGATGTGTAAGGGCCCTTCGGGGGCTAGGTGAAGATCTGCTTTACTGGCTAAAACCCGGGAAGCATTCCCCGGATCTTGGGCCAAAAACAGCGATATAGCAAGTGTGAAGTCCAAAAAGTTACCGAGACCCGGGAAATGCTTCCCGGGTTTTGCGCTAGCGAGGCACCGGGAGATAACAAAGTGCGCACACCCCCAGGGCAACATAAACTGCGTAGAAAACGAAAGGAATGGAAATGGTCTCCACTACTGCTATAGCGTGCATGGTGGCAACGCTGCTGCTGTGCATTGCGATTCCTGTCGGCGGCATTGTCGCGGTTGCTCGGCGTAATAAGCAGGTCATGCTCCCATTCGCGGTGGGCATGTTGGCGTTTTTTGTGTCGCAGGTGGTGCTGCGGATGCCGCTGATGTCGCTGCTAGCTGGGTTGGCGCCGGACCCTGTGGGAAAGTTCGTCAGTTCCATTCCGGTAGCTAGTTTTTCCGCTGGGTTATTTGAGGAAACAGCGCGCATGGTGTTTATGTTGCTGCTGCTCAAGGGGCTGCATCGTCTGGTGGACGGTGTGGCTTTTGGCCTGGGCCACGGTGGGATTGAAGCCCTGCTGCTGGTGGGCATGACGATGTTCTTTAACCTCGCCATGTCTTTCATGATCAATATGGACAAGTGGGACGTGGTGGCCAAATCGCTGCCGCCGGAGGCAGCTGAGCAGATGCGTACGGCACTTACGCAAACCCCGGCCACGGAGTTTTTAGTCGGTGGCGTAGAGCGTATTTGGGCGATTGGCCTGCATATTATGTGCTCCTTGATCATCATGATGGGCGTCGAGAAGCAGAAGCGTGCGCTGGCGTGGGTGGTGGCCGTCCTGGTCCACGGGTTCACCAACCTCGCTGTGCTTGGGGCGATACAGCAAGGCGCCAACGTGTGGCTTGTTGAAGCTGCCGGTCTGGTCGTCATTGCTGCGCTGCTCACCGCGGTGGTTCGGTACGCGCGGAGGGTGTTGCCAGCAGGCTTGCCGACGCCCCGCTAGCTTCTCGCTGGTACGGCTAGCGGATCGTCTTATGGCTGCATAAGGGAGCCCGCATCCCTTGCTAGATTTAAGTGCATGAATCGCATGACTCCGATTGCGGACGCTGTCACTATGCTGCGCCTAGCCGACGACTCCCCGGCATGGGCGATGCTGCGAGCCACAACTGCGCCCGCCATCGTTGCTATTCTCAGTGCGATATTTAAGGGTGATAATAGGCAGGTTACTGGCACTGAACTGATCCTGGCCGTGGAGCCAATGCTCATTGATATCCGAGAGCAAACAAGCTTGGAGCTGCCGAAATCGGCCACTGCCTACGTCAATGACTGGGTGAAAGCGGGATATTTGGTTCGTCGCAGTCCACAAGGCACCCGCGATGAGTTTTACGAATTATCTACCGATGCGCACGTAGCTATCGAATACGTGCAACAACTCCTCAATCCACAACGCAGCGTGACCCGTTCCCGCCTAGGAACGCTCCAATCGAACCTGCTTGAGTTGGCTGCCGATACGGATCCAGACGAAGCGACAGCTATCCGACGGCTGGAGCAGCAGCGCGATAAGCTGCAAGAACGGATAGATCAAATCAGAATGACCGGGGCAGAGGTCATCACTGATGAGGAAGCCGTAGAGCGCGCCCGTGAGATACTAACCTTGGTCAGTGATTTGCCCACCGATTTTTCTCGCGTTAGAAGTGACATTGAGGCGGTCGATCGAAAACTACGCGAATCGATCGTGGAGGAGAAACTGGGCGCAGGTGAGGTACTGGATAACGTATTCCGGGGCGTGGACCTCATCACCGATTCTGAGGCAGGTAAAGCCTTCAACGGGTTTTACGAGGTATTCCTTGACCAGGAACAATCGGCACAGTTTGATGCCACTTTGGAAACCGTGATGTCCCGTGGTTTTGTTGAAAAGCTCAGCGTGACCGAACGTGCCGAGCTGCGTGGGCTCATGGACACCCTCGATACGTCTTCCGGTCAGGTACACGATTCCATGACAGGGCTATCGCGCTCCTTGCGTCGTTTTGTCCAGTCTCGGGAAGCTGAATCGCAACAGGCACTGACAAAGGCCATTAACCAGGCGCAACAGCTAGCCTTGAAACTCGCCCAACAGGGAGTGGAGGCACGGCGCCTCACGGGCATCGAACTGGAACTGACTACCAGGCAACCCCGCTCCCTATCCACCTGGGTGCTACACAACCCAATGGACTACCGTATTGACAGCGAAATACACCTTAACGAGCCTGGTGAGATTGACCTGGCGGCGATGCGACAGCGGATCCGAGAATCAGAAATTGACTGGGCGGAACTCACCGAAGCGATCGACCATGCGATTGAGAAAGACGGAAGGGCGTCGATAAGCGACGTGCTCACATTACACCCCGCCACCCAGGGCCTCGCCAGCATCGTGGGGCTGATAAAACTCGCCCACCAACACGGCAAACGTGCAGACGGAACCGAGCTGCTCACCTGGGAGAGCCCTACCGGAAAGAAGCTCCAGGCACGATACGCAACATATGAATTTACGGCCCCGATAGGACGCGGATAGATGGACAACAAACTTCACGAGACAGACACCGGCACACTCACCGGAGCTCAACGACGCGCCCTCGCTGAACTCATCCGCGGACCCTACATCTCCCACCTGAACAAACCCGAAGTTTTCCAAACAGTGTCCGCCTCCCGTGAGGTGCTCGGCGAACAACTCGACAACCTCTTCCTCACGCTCATCGTTGATGACAACGCCGGAGTCGCCTACGTCAAAGCGTGGGATGAAAACGTCGCCGAACAACGAGCACTGCTGCGCACCATGTCCTTAACCTTCATGGATACCGTCGTCATCCTGCACCTACGCCGTGAACTGGTGACCACCAACCCGAACGAACGCACCATTGTTGATGAAACAGAAGTCTTCGAAGCGACCCTGCCGTACCAAGCTGCCGGAGGCACCGACCACAGCTCACGACGAAAAAAATTCGATGCCGCATGGAACAAAATGAAAAATAACTCCATCGTGATCAAAACCCCTACCGAAGGACGATTCGAAGTATCCCCAGTACTGCGCATCATCTTCTCCGCAGAAGAGATCGCCACCGTCACAAAATCCTTCGAAACGCTCCTGGAGGAACACACATGATCACTGGCCAGTACCGCCTCGACACCATTCAAGTACACAACTGGGGCACCTTCGACGGATTGCACAATGTAAAGGTCGCGCGCGCCGGGTATCTCATCACCGGCCCTTCCGGCTCCGGAAAATCCACGCTCATCGACGCAGTATCCACCATCCTCGTACCGCCGGCCAAGCTCAAATTTAACGCCGCTGCAGACTCCGGAGGCAGTTCCGGACGAGACCTAGTCACCTATTGCCGGGGAGCTTGGCGCCGGGAGCACTCGGAAGAAGCAGACGAACTCACCCGCTCCTACCTGCGGCCCGGGGCCACCTGGTCTGGAGTGATGCTGCGCTACACTGACGGTGCCGGAAACACCGTCAGTGCCTGTCGGCTCATGTACCTTTCCACGAAGGTGCACGCTAACCAAGACATCGTCAATCTGTTTCTGTTGCTGCCACGGGAAGCCGAGATCCCGGAATTTGAGCAACTCGCAGTAGATGGGCTCAATATCACCACGGCGAAGAAAGAGTTTCCGGAAGCCCTAGCAGTACAACGCACCCACCCTCAGTTCGTCAGTGCGCTGCGCCGTCAGTTAGGCATTGCTGATGAAGGAGCCCTTGAACTATTACACCGCACCCAATCAGCAAAAACCCTCGGTGACCTGAACTATTTGATGCGCAACTTCATGCTGCCTGAGCCAGAAACTTTCAGCATTGCGCATCAGGCGGTAGAAAACTTCACTGAACTCCAAACGGCCTACGCCACCGTCGTTACCGCCCGCGAGCAGATCGATCAGTTAACCCCCATCCGAACCGCCGCCCAAGAACGAGAACAGCTCACCGCCCAGACTGCGGAAAGAGAAGCCGAAAAAGCAGGGCTGCCGGCCTTCGTGTACCAGCAGAAACAATCATTTGCCCAGGCAGAATTGGAACAATGCCAATCTGAACTCACCGCGACAGAGGCACTGCACTCATCCCTGGACAACAACATCGCTGCGCTGCAGACGGAACGTGATCGACTTTCTGCGTTGATCCATGGAGAAGAAAGCTCCGGGCTTGTCGCAGCAACTGCAGAACGTGACAAAGCTGCCGATCAACTGCGCATCATCAATCAGGCAGAAAACGACTTTGCAGCACGCTTGGCAGACATTTCCGCTACAATGCCGGGCACAGTTGAGGAATTCACCAACCTTAGACTCCAGCTAGAAAATGACCTCCAGGACGTTGCCACCCAGAGTGAAAACAACCGCAGCAAGCTACAAACCGTGTACGGTGACCTGCGAGAACTGCACAACGAGTGCGATAGTCGAATAACAGAACTGGAGGCAATCCGTAAGTTCCAGTCCACCATGGACTCGAAACTGCTCGACGTCAGAGCGATGATCGCTCGGATCACCGGCATCCGAGAAAAAGAGCTTCCCTTCGTGGCCGATCTGATCAAGATTAGCCCAGATCACCTGCGCTGGCAGGCAGTAGCAGAGCGGGTCATGGGCGGTTTTGCCCGCAAGCTGCTCGTCCCCGAAGAACACTATGAACAAGTGTCCGCTGCGGTTGAAGGGACGCATCTGGGAGCGAAGCTCCAGTACATCCGCTTCAACAACCAGCTGGAACACAGCAAGCCGTCCCCTTTTACCGCTCAATCGCTGGCGACAAAAATCGACGTGCAACCCGGGAAGTACCACGATTGGATTCAAGCGCAACTGTCGAAACAGTTTGACTACGTATGTTGCGAAACTCTCGACCAAATGCGTGAGGCACGTCGCGCAGTGACCGTCCATGGCCAGGTGAAGCATTCCCCCACGGAACATGTGAAAGATGATCGTTTCCGGATTGATGATCGCTCGCGGTGGGTGCTTTCTGGAAATGTGGACGATAAGATCGAGGAACTTCAGCGCATCATTTCGGTTGTGAAGCGAAGCATCTCCGTTAAAGAGCAAGAAGCAACCCGCATCCGTACCGCCTTGGATAAAGCCAGCAACCGAACTGCCACGGTGAAGCGACTGCTGGAAACTACAGATTTCGTGGCCATCGATGTAACTGCAGCACAGGCTGCGTTGGATAACGCCCAGCGGGTTGTTGATGAACTCACCG
It contains:
- a CDS encoding TetR/AcrR family transcriptional regulator, whose amino-acid sequence is MVSVGKRTGPKPRFSEADAVAAALELGLDTFTLAGVAKRLGIGTSSLYRVISSRDDLVTMCLRRILGQLKHSSKVAAWDKQLVEAAESLWDLMEQYPGLDHTFITSPGLVVQLQDFFQAQASRLVEGGFPGDISRIEFALDFIFDTTISTHYQLMAVRRDFQKMSEEATDTTTFFTPEDSWLDRGWLDRKIAFIIAGLKEGLDV
- a CDS encoding YhfC family intramembrane metalloprotease, with protein sequence MVSTTAIACMVATLLLCIAIPVGGIVAVARRNKQVMLPFAVGMLAFFVSQVVLRMPLMSLLAGLAPDPVGKFVSSIPVASFSAGLFEETARMVFMLLLLKGLHRLVDGVAFGLGHGGIEALLLVGMTMFFNLAMSFMINMDKWDVVAKSLPPEAAEQMRTALTQTPATEFLVGGVERIWAIGLHIMCSLIIMMGVEKQKRALAWVVAVLVHGFTNLAVLGAIQQGANVWLVEAAGLVVIAALLTAVVRYARRVLPAGLPTPR
- a CDS encoding DUF3375 domain-containing protein, with translation MNRMTPIADAVTMLRLADDSPAWAMLRATTAPAIVAILSAIFKGDNRQVTGTELILAVEPMLIDIREQTSLELPKSATAYVNDWVKAGYLVRRSPQGTRDEFYELSTDAHVAIEYVQQLLNPQRSVTRSRLGTLQSNLLELAADTDPDEATAIRRLEQQRDKLQERIDQIRMTGAEVITDEEAVERAREILTLVSDLPTDFSRVRSDIEAVDRKLRESIVEEKLGAGEVLDNVFRGVDLITDSEAGKAFNGFYEVFLDQEQSAQFDATLETVMSRGFVEKLSVTERAELRGLMDTLDTSSGQVHDSMTGLSRSLRRFVQSREAESQQALTKAINQAQQLALKLAQQGVEARRLTGIELELTTRQPRSLSTWVLHNPMDYRIDSEIHLNEPGEIDLAAMRQRIRESEIDWAELTEAIDHAIEKDGRASISDVLTLHPATQGLASIVGLIKLAHQHGKRADGTELLTWESPTGKKLQARYATYEFTAPIGRG
- a CDS encoding DUF4194 domain-containing protein — its product is MDNKLHETDTGTLTGAQRRALAELIRGPYISHLNKPEVFQTVSASREVLGEQLDNLFLTLIVDDNAGVAYVKAWDENVAEQRALLRTMSLTFMDTVVILHLRRELVTTNPNERTIVDETEVFEATLPYQAAGGTDHSSRRKKFDAAWNKMKNNSIVIKTPTEGRFEVSPVLRIIFSAEEIATVTKSFETLLEEHT
- a CDS encoding ATP-binding protein produces the protein MITGQYRLDTIQVHNWGTFDGLHNVKVARAGYLITGPSGSGKSTLIDAVSTILVPPAKLKFNAAADSGGSSGRDLVTYCRGAWRREHSEEADELTRSYLRPGATWSGVMLRYTDGAGNTVSACRLMYLSTKVHANQDIVNLFLLLPREAEIPEFEQLAVDGLNITTAKKEFPEALAVQRTHPQFVSALRRQLGIADEGALELLHRTQSAKTLGDLNYLMRNFMLPEPETFSIAHQAVENFTELQTAYATVVTAREQIDQLTPIRTAAQEREQLTAQTAEREAEKAGLPAFVYQQKQSFAQAELEQCQSELTATEALHSSLDNNIAALQTERDRLSALIHGEESSGLVAATAERDKAADQLRIINQAENDFAARLADISATMPGTVEEFTNLRLQLENDLQDVATQSENNRSKLQTVYGDLRELHNECDSRITELEAIRKFQSTMDSKLLDVRAMIARITGIREKELPFVADLIKISPDHLRWQAVAERVMGGFARKLLVPEEHYEQVSAAVEGTHLGAKLQYIRFNNQLEHSKPSPFTAQSLATKIDVQPGKYHDWIQAQLSKQFDYVCCETLDQMREARRAVTVHGQVKHSPTEHVKDDRFRIDDRSRWVLSGNVDDKIEELQRIISVVKRSISVKEQEATRIRTALDKASNRTATVKRLLETTDFVAIDVTAAQAALDNAQRVVDELTDGNQTLTALKKQQAKNESAISEAQQQLRKHDQTMGQLLSKIEQAEKQLANASAWLAEAPELNQEVAERLNQRCEAIDRSIRADNIDRLHDTVLNKLSNELAALHQRATRQEGVMVTAMQRYLDKWPQRGGDLTAEIAWQADFLAELERLESDDLPRFEERFREMLQEQTNKHLGRLRRLIREAASKTRTSIQLINDSLAAVDFYPGTHLQIEVRDAQPAIAREFVTLLDEALAGSLTDPDREESERRFHKLKAVIEAVQPSDRTTARERRLRLDTREHVKFLGVEYASDGSRGAVYDSAEGLSGGQAQKLSSFCLAAALRYRLTGMGLTATQAKKSTVVAGDAVYPKYGTIILDEAFDRADAEFTRAAMEAFGRFGFHMILATPEKLLQTVQDYIGGVLMVECPDRKRSRTSALAIEEAVDEGS